One window of Desulfobaculum bizertense DSM 18034 genomic DNA carries:
- the lon gene encoding endopeptidase La, with amino-acid sequence MTDDILESILVLAEEDDASAGAIGTAPDDDDKRSTIQYPDVLPVLPVRDIVVFNYMILPLFVGREKSISAVQSALEKQRFLFMLTQRDEKVEDPKPDELYEYGTVCSIMRTLKMPDGRLKILVQGMSRGRVKSFVETEPHLRAEVEILPEPKLEETNSTIEAMIRAAKDQTERIMNLRGVSSPDIMGVLNSVSNPGRLSDLVASNLRLRVPDAQAILETLDPVDRLDLTNAQLAKEVEVASMQARIQSQAKEGMDKAQKDFYLREQLKAIRHELGDMADESEELDEIREALNKVNPPEAVRKEADKQLKRLTSMHPDSSEATVIRTYLDWITDLPWQELSEDRLDIKEAQKILDTDHYNLQKVKERILEYLSVRKLNPEMKGPILCFVGPPGVGKTSLGRSIARALGRKFLRISLGGMRDEAEIRGHRRTYIGAMPGRIIQGLKQVGTRNPVFMMDEIDKLGADFRGDPSSALLEVLDPEQNSSFSDHYMNVPFDLSGIMFICTANSLDSVPAPLLDRMEVIRIPGYTEQEKVKIAHRYLLPRQIKDNGLEAQEVQLSDTVLRDIIRGYTREAGLRNVEREIGSVCRKLARKKAEGKSGPFRVTPAGLEKYLGPAIFLDEEMEKNLPAGVAIGLAWTPVGGEVLHIEVTTMKGKGKLVLTGKLGDVMKESAQAALSLARSHADVFGIDPEFTEKHDIHIHVPAGATPKDGPSAGVTLVTALISALTDIPVRADVCMTGEISLRGRVLPVGGIKEKILAAVAHGMTHVFIPKQNRRDLAEVPAELRRKIKVTPVEMVDEIWPQVCTKKAD; translated from the coding sequence ATGACGGACGATATACTCGAATCAATTCTCGTTCTCGCCGAAGAGGACGACGCATCCGCCGGGGCCATTGGAACTGCCCCTGACGACGATGACAAAAGAAGCACCATCCAGTACCCGGATGTCCTGCCTGTTTTGCCTGTGCGGGATATCGTCGTTTTTAATTACATGATCCTGCCACTTTTCGTGGGTCGAGAGAAATCCATCTCCGCTGTCCAGTCCGCACTGGAAAAACAGCGTTTCCTGTTCATGCTGACCCAGCGTGACGAAAAAGTGGAAGATCCCAAGCCAGACGAGCTGTACGAATACGGCACAGTCTGCTCCATCATGCGTACGCTCAAGATGCCTGATGGTCGCCTCAAAATTTTGGTTCAGGGCATGAGCCGCGGCCGGGTCAAAAGCTTTGTGGAAACAGAGCCGCACCTGCGCGCCGAAGTGGAAATTCTTCCTGAGCCAAAGCTCGAAGAAACCAACTCCACCATTGAAGCCATGATTCGGGCCGCCAAGGACCAGACCGAGCGCATTATGAACCTGCGCGGTGTGTCCTCCCCAGACATCATGGGTGTCCTGAACAGCGTCAGCAATCCGGGCCGTCTCTCTGATCTGGTTGCATCCAACCTGCGCCTGCGCGTACCGGATGCCCAGGCCATTCTGGAGACCCTCGACCCGGTTGACCGTCTGGACCTCACCAATGCCCAGCTTGCCAAAGAAGTGGAAGTTGCCTCTATGCAGGCTCGCATCCAGTCTCAGGCCAAAGAAGGCATGGACAAGGCTCAGAAAGATTTTTACCTGCGTGAACAGCTCAAGGCGATCCGCCACGAGCTTGGTGACATGGCCGACGAAAGCGAAGAGCTGGACGAAATCCGCGAAGCGCTGAACAAGGTCAATCCGCCAGAAGCCGTGCGCAAAGAAGCTGACAAGCAGCTCAAGCGCCTGACCAGCATGCACCCGGACTCTTCCGAAGCAACCGTCATCCGGACCTATCTGGACTGGATCACTGACCTGCCGTGGCAGGAGCTTTCCGAAGACCGTCTGGACATCAAGGAAGCCCAGAAAATTCTGGATACGGACCACTACAACCTGCAAAAGGTCAAGGAACGTATTCTGGAATACCTGTCCGTGCGCAAGCTGAACCCTGAAATGAAAGGACCGATTCTCTGCTTTGTTGGCCCTCCCGGAGTTGGCAAGACCTCTCTTGGTCGTTCCATTGCCCGCGCCCTTGGCCGCAAGTTTCTGCGCATTTCCCTTGGTGGCATGCGCGATGAAGCAGAAATCCGAGGCCATCGCCGCACTTACATTGGCGCCATGCCCGGCCGCATCATTCAGGGACTCAAGCAGGTTGGTACCCGCAACCCTGTGTTCATGATGGACGAAATCGACAAGCTCGGCGCAGATTTCCGGGGCGACCCGTCCTCTGCCCTGCTCGAGGTTCTTGATCCAGAGCAGAACAGCAGCTTCTCGGATCACTACATGAACGTGCCTTTTGACCTGTCTGGCATCATGTTCATCTGCACGGCAAACTCGCTGGATTCGGTTCCGGCTCCCCTGCTTGACCGCATGGAAGTCATCCGCATCCCCGGATACACCGAGCAGGAAAAGGTCAAAATTGCCCACCGCTATCTCCTGCCCCGTCAGATCAAGGATAACGGTCTGGAAGCACAGGAAGTTCAGCTTTCCGACACGGTACTGCGTGACATTATCCGCGGCTACACGCGTGAAGCTGGCCTGCGTAACGTTGAACGCGAAATCGGAAGCGTTTGCCGCAAGCTGGCCCGCAAAAAGGCCGAAGGCAAATCAGGTCCCTTCCGCGTCACCCCTGCTGGTCTGGAAAAATATCTTGGCCCGGCAATCTTCCTTGACGAGGAAATGGAAAAGAATCTGCCCGCAGGCGTTGCCATTGGTCTTGCATGGACCCCGGTTGGCGGCGAAGTTCTTCACATTGAGGTCACAACCATGAAGGGCAAGGGAAAACTTGTCCTGACAGGCAAGCTTGGTGACGTGATGAAAGAATCTGCACAGGCCGCTCTTTCTCTGGCCCGCAGCCATGCTGATGTCTTTGGCATCGATCCGGAATTCACGGAAAAGCATGACATCCACATCCACGTTCCGGCCGGAGCAACACCAAAAGACGGCCCGTCCGCTGGCGTAACGCTGGTCACCGCCCTGATTTCTGCCCTCACCGATATTCCGGTGCGCGCAGACGTGTGCATGACTGGTGAAATCTCCCTGCGTGGCCGAGTCCTGCCTGTTGGCGGCATCAAGGAAAAAATCCTTGCTGCGGTTGCCCACGGCATGACCCATGTCTTCATCCCCAAACAGAACCGCCGCGACCTTGCCGAAGTTCCCGCAGAGCTTCGCCGCAAGATCAAGGTCACCCCTGTTGAAATGGTTGACGAGATCTGGCCTCAGGTCTGCACCAAAAAAGCTGACTAG